One Aegilops tauschii subsp. strangulata cultivar AL8/78 chromosome 7, Aet v6.0, whole genome shotgun sequence genomic window carries:
- the LOC109763080 gene encoding uncharacterized protein: MESSLPPSLRHKLQTTVCGCFGSPSSLSSDAERPHTGGGRTRWRRRVAAAGEFRYDPLSYALNFDDGATDNGDVDVEDEAFRYRNFSSRLPSSPLPASRAVAIA, encoded by the coding sequence ATGGAGTCCTCGTTGCCACCGTCGCTGCGCCACAAGCTGCAGaccaccgtctgcggctgcttcggCTCACCGTCGTCGCTGAGCAGCGACGCGGAGAGGCCACACACTGGCGGCGGCAGGACCAGGTGGAGGCGACGCGTGGCGGCCGCGGGGGAGTTCCGGTACGACCCGCTCAGCTACGCGCTCAACTTCGACGACGGCGCCACCGACAACGGTGACGTCGACGTGGAGGATGAGGCCTTCCGGTACAGAAACTTCAGCTCGCGTCTGCCTTCATCGCCGCTGCCGGCCTCCCGAGCCGTCGCCATCGCCTGA